The genomic segment GCTCAATCGCAGGCTGCGGAAAACCGCAAGATTGGCGTGCTGCCTTGCTCGGGGGCGTGTAACGTAGGCATGATGACGACGCGGGCTGTCGTTGAAATCGTGAGCAAGCGTCATGATGTAGGCTTTGTCTGCGCCCTCGGGCTTCCACTGGGAATACCAGGTATCATCGAGATGGCGAAGAAGGCCGATTACTATATCGCTCTCAACGGCTGCGAAGTGAAGTGTGCTACCAAGTCCCTTGAGAAGGCCGGGATCAAGTGGGACAAGGAACTCACCCTGACTAAAGACCTCGGGCTCTCCAAGAACAAGAACTTGCAAGATGAAAACGGTTTTCCTGAAGTCATCCGTCGCCTGAGCGAAGCCATGGAGTCATGACCACATGTCGCAGATGTCGCCCCGATGCTTCGAATCGGGACGACATCTGCCAAGGGAACGGGATCGCGTGGAGAACTGCCTCATGTGGGCGACCATTTCGTGATTTGATGGTTTGGTGGGCAGATGTGGCTGTGCACCATGCGCATAATAGAGCAGGGGTGGTTGCGGGTTGTTCACGAGAATCCTGTATGTAGTATCGATTGGCTTTCTCGTTGTCTCCTTCGTAAAGGACAGGGGCAAGACTCGTTCCGCTCTGATCAAGGCGGTCCGCGCGTTTCTCGGTATCCTCCCCGATTTCGCTACGGTGCTCGCCATAGTCGGCCTCGTGTTGACCTTTCTTTCGCCAAGCATCGTCGCTGGGCTCATCGGAAAGGGAACGGGCATACTGGGAATGCTAATCACCTCTGTGGTGGGGGCGATCACCTTGATCCCAGGGTTTGTGGCTTTTCCGCTAGCCAAGTCCTTGCTCGATAGAGGCGCGGGGATAATGCAGATCGCGGTCTTCGTGTCCACCCTCATGATGGTCGGCTTCGTCACGACGCCTCTCGAGATAAGGTATTTCGGAAAGAGAGTTACTGTTTTGAGGAACGTCCTCGCATACGTGTTCTCATTCATCGTGGCTGCAGTCATCGGGGTGGTGGTCTCATGAGGGATGGAGCGAGCTTGCGCGGATTCCTGAGGGATACCGCGCGAGCGTACAAGTACTTGATCCTCATCGTCCTCTTAGACTTGGTCATCCTCTCTCTACGTCCGGCAACAGGCAGAGAGATCTTCGCTCACACTTACGCCAATTTCGCTGAGATGCTGAGCGTGCTCCCACCCATTTTCCTGCTGCTCGGTCTTCTCGATGTGTGGGTCCCGCGTGAGACGATCATGAAGTACTTGGGCGAGCGCTCTGGCTTACTTGGAATGGCCCTCAGCGTTTTCCTTGGTGCGGCGGCAGCGGGTCCCCTCTACGGTGCCTTTCCGGTAGCTGCGGTCATGATCAAGAAGGGCGCCAAGTTCTCCAACATACTGGTGTTCATAGGGGCCTGGTCGACCCTGAAGATCCCGATGTTCCTGTTCGAGATGTCGGCTCTGGAAACGAGGTTTGCAATAACTCGGTGGATCGCCAGCGTCTTAGGGGTCATTATGATGACCTTCATCATTGACAGGCTGATCACCGAGGAAGAGAAAGCGGCCATATACCATAGGCATACGACGGAACCCTGACTCGCGTCGGGCACACCTCCGGCGCAGGAGATTTCCCAAAGACAAGGGGGAGAGGTAAGTGGAGGCAGTCAACACCTTTGATGAGGTAAGATTCTCTGCGACTTCACGCCACGCGATTC from the Bacillota bacterium genome contains:
- a CDS encoding permease, encoding MFTRILYVVSIGFLVVSFVKDRGKTRSALIKAVRAFLGILPDFATVLAIVGLVLTFLSPSIVAGLIGKGTGILGMLITSVVGAITLIPGFVAFPLAKSLLDRGAGIMQIAVFVSTLMMVGFVTTPLEIRYFGKRVTVLRNVLAYVFSFIVAAVIGVVVS
- a CDS encoding permease, whose amino-acid sequence is MRDGASLRGFLRDTARAYKYLILIVLLDLVILSLRPATGREIFAHTYANFAEMLSVLPPIFLLLGLLDVWVPRETIMKYLGERSGLLGMALSVFLGAAAAGPLYGAFPVAAVMIKKGAKFSNILVFIGAWSTLKIPMFLFEMSALETRFAITRWIASVLGVIMMTFIIDRLITEEEKAAIYHRHTTEP
- a CDS encoding putative zinc-binding protein is translated as MEARSTVAQSQAAENRKIGVLPCSGACNVGMMTTRAVVEIVSKRHDVGFVCALGLPLGIPGIIEMAKKADYYIALNGCEVKCATKSLEKAGIKWDKELTLTKDLGLSKNKNLQDENGFPEVIRRLSEAMES